The nucleotide sequence GACGTTCTGCGTCCGCAAGGTCAGCTTCCAGGTCGGCGTCGAGCGCACCTTCCCGGTGCACTCCCCGGTCATCGACCACATCGAGGTCGTGACGCGCGGCGACGTGCGCCGCGCGAAGCTGTACTTCCTCCGCGACCTCCGTGGCAAGAAGGCGAAGATCAAGGAGAAGCGCTCCTAGCGCATCCCCACCTGTCATCCCACTGAGCTCCCGGCGCATATGCTTGCCGGGAGCTCAGGCGGTTAAATGACAGACAGCACGGCGCCCATGGAGACCAGATCCTCGGGCAGGCACAGCGGCAGCGGGTCGCGTGGATGGAAGACGTTCCTCCGGGACGTCCTCGTCATCTTCGTGGTGGCCCTCCTCGTCTCGATCCTGATCAAGGCGTTCCTGATCCGGTCGTTCTACATCCCCTCCGCGTCGATGGAGGACACGCTGCAGATCGACGACCGCATCGTCGTGAACCAGCTGACCCCGCGGCTCATGCCGCTGCAGCACGGGGACGTCGTCGTGTTCCGTGATCCGGGCGGGTGGCTCACGCCCTCGCCCGAGGTCGACAAGCCGCCGATCGCGGCCGCGGTCGACTGGGCCCTCACCACGGTGGGACTGTCGGCGTCCGACAGCAACGACCACCTCATCAAGCGCCTCATCGGCCTGCCGGGCGACCACGTCGTCTGCTGCAACTCCCTCGGCCAGATGAGCGTCAACGACGTGCCCCTGGACGAGCCGTACATCAAGCTCGTCCCCGGGGACACGCGCGCGTCCGACGTCGACTTCGACGTCACCGTCCCCGCGGACTCGCTCTGGGTCATGGGCGACAACCGCGGCAACTCCTGGGACTCGCGCTACAACCAGGACGGCCCCACCAAGGGCTTCGTGCCGATCGACCACGTCGTCGGACGCGCGTTCGTCATCACCTGGCCCATCGACCGCTGGTCCATCCTCAGCGACCACCCCGAGACGTTCGGCGACGTGCCCGACGCGGTTCCCGCCGGCTGATGCCGGTCGCGGATCCCACCCTCGATCTGGAGCACGAGCTCCTCCGCGGGGGTGCCGCCCTCGTGATCGGCTGCGACGAGGTGGGCCGAGGGGCGCTCGCGGGGCCCGTCGCCGTGGGCATGGCCGTCGTGGGGCCGGACGCCCTGGGGTTCCCGGCCGGCCTCCGCGACTCGAAGATGCTCAGCGAGAAGCGCCGCGAGGCGCTGCACCCGGTCGTCGCCGGGTGGGTCCGGCACTCGGCCATCGGCATGGCCTCCGCGGCAGAGGTGGACGAGCTCGGGATCACCGCGTGCCTCGGCCTCGCCGGGCGTCGCGCGCTCGTCGAGCTGCACCGCGCCGGCGTCCCGCTGATGGCCAGCGTCGTCCTGCTGGACGGTGCGCACGACTGGCTAACGCCGCACCTCGCCCACCCCGTGCCGGTGCGCCTGCGCGTGAAGGCCGACCGCGACTGCGCCTCGGTGGCCGCGGCCTCCGTGCTCGCCAAGGTGGAGCGCGACCGCATGATGACCGTCTGGCACGAGGACCTGCCCGAGTACGGGTGGGCGGGGAACAAGGGCTACGGCAGCGCCGCGCACCTCGACGCCATCCGGGCACGCGGTGCCTCTCCCCTCCACCGGCGCACGTGGCTCTCCGGCGTGCTCGGGGACGCGACGCCCTGACGCCCGGGGAGGGACGCCCCGGGTCGGCTCCCTCCGCGGAGGGCGACCGCCCCGCGGGCGGTTAGGATCGACGGACCATGGATGACGACGAGTTCGAGGACTACGACCGCGAGGTGGAGCTGGCGCTCTACCGGGAGTACCGGGACATCGTGTCCCAGTTCAAGTACGTGGTCGAGACCGAGCGGCGCTTCTACCTCGCCAACGAGGTCGAGCTCGTGCGGCGCGACACGGAGCACGACTTCTACTTCGAGCTGACGATGACCGACGTCTGGGTGTGGGACGTCTACCGCTCCGACCGGTTCGTGAAGTCCGTCCGCGTGCTCACCTTCAAGGATGTGAACGTCGAGGAGCTGTCGGCGAAGGAGTTCGAGCTCCCCAAGGAGCTCGCCATCGACGAGTAGGGCCCCTGGCGGGATCCCTCCCCAGGCGCCGGCCCGAGGTGCACCGCACGCCATCGCGGCACATCGGCGTCGACGGTGCTGCGGTCGCGCATCCTCCCCGCGGAGGTGCGCATGACACGCGAGCAGGACCTGGGACGACGCGGTGAGGAACTCGCCGCGCAGCATCTGATCGGGCGCGGGTACGCGCTCGTCGAGCGCAACTGGCGGTGCCGCGAGGGCGAGATCGACCTCGTGATGACGCACGCGGGCACGACCGTGCTCGTGGAGGTCAAGACGCGCGCGGGGCTGGGCTACGGGCATCCGCTCGAGGCGGTCACCCGTGCGAAGGCCGCGCGGCTGCGGGTCCTCGCGGGCCTGTGGTGCCAGGCGCATCCCGAGCGGCGCGGGCCCGTGCGGATCGACGTGGTGGGAGTGGTCTGGCCCCGGGGCGGGCAGCCGTCGGTCGAGGTCGTGCGGAGCGCCTGCTGATGGCCGTCGGACGCACGCTCGCCGTCGCGCTCTCCGGCCTCGACGGGGCACTCGTCGACGTCGAGGCCGACATCACGAGCCAGCTCCCCGGATTCGTGCTCATCGGCCTGCCGGACGCCGCGCTCAGCCAGGCGCGCGAGCGGGTCCGCGCCGCGACCGGCAACGCGGGATGCGAGTTCCCCGTCCGCCGGGTCACCGTCAACCTGTCGCCGGCCGTCCTGCCGAAGCACGGCTCCGGCTTCGACCTCGCGATCGCCCTGGCGGTCCTCGCGGCGGGCGGGTCGGTCTCGGCCGAGTCGGTGGCCGGCACCGTGCACCTCGGCGAGCTCGGCCTCGACGGGAGGCTGCGTCCGACGCACGGCATCCTGCCCGCGGTGCTCGCCGCGCGTCGTGCGGGCGTGCGCCGGGTCATGGTGCCGCGGTGCCACGCGGACGAGGCGTCCCTCGTGCCCGACATGCGCGTCATCGCCGTGGCGGGGCTGCGGGATGCGGCGATCCACCACGGCGCCGAGCTCGAGCCGGAGCCGGAGGAGGACGGCTCCCCGCCTGTCGCGGCGGCGGGGTCGGCCTCGCCACAGGTCTTCGCCGGTGGCGATGCCGCGGAGCCCTGCCTCGGCGACGTCGTCGGCAACGAGGAGGCCGTGGAGGCGCTCGTGGTCGCCGCGGCGGGCGGGCATCACATGTTCCTGCTCGGTCCGCCCGGCGCGGGGAAGACGATGCTCGCGCAGCGGCTGCCCGGCCTCCTGCCGGACCTCGACGAGGAGGCCGCGCTGGAGGTCGGCTGCATCCGGTCGCTCTGCGGGGAGCGGCTGGGACCCGAGCTGCCCGTCCGCCCGCCCCTGGAGGCCCCGCACCACACCGCCAGCGCTGCGGGCATCGTGGGCGGCGGCAGCGGCCGCATCCGCCCGGGGGCGGCTGTGCGGGCCAGCGGGGGAGTGCTCTTCCTCGACGAGGCGCCGGAGTTCGCGGGTGCCGTGCTGGACTGCCTGCGGCAGCCGCTCGAGTCGGGCGTCATCAGCATCCACCGGGCCAACGGCGTCGCCCACTTCCCGGGGCGCTTCCAGCTGGTGATGGCGGCGAACCCGTGCCCATGCGGTTCGTACGGCGTCGCGGGTGCCGACTGCTCGTGCCCGCCCCAGGCTCGCCGGCGGTACCTGGCCAGGCTCTCCGGCCCGCTCATGGACCGCATGGACATCCGGCTCTCCGTCCGTCGGGTCACGACGGCCGTGCACCTGGCGGCGGGCCATGCAGCCCGCGTGACGACGCCCACTGCGCGGCTGCGCGTCGCCGCAGCTCGCGCGGCGGCCGCAGAGAGATGGGCCGCGACACCGTGGCGCACCAACGCCCACGTCTCCGGCACCTGGCTCCGGCGCGAGGCGCGCATCGCCCGTGGCGCGACGGTCTCCCTCGATCGAGCGCTGGACCGGGGGCTCCTCACCATGCGCGGCTACGACCGGGTCCTCCGCATCGGGTGGACGCTCGCGGATCTGGAGGGCGCGTCGAGCCCCGACGCGGATCATCTGGGCCGGGCCCTCCTGCTGCGAGGTGCGTCGTGATCGCCGATCACGACGGAGGCGGCGCCGTGGACGGCGCGCATGCCTCCGAGGAGGCGGTCGGTCCCTCCCCATCCCGGTCCGGAGGCCGAGCTCGGCCCGCGGAAGCGCTGCGGAGCAGCATCGCGGGGCCCGACTCGGCACGTGCGCGCGCCGTCGCCCGTCTCGGACTCGCGGCGAGCGATCTCGGGGAGCTGATGGCCGCGCTCCGACCCGATGCCTCATGTGCGGGCGCGGAGTCGAGCGACGCGGATGCTGAGGAGGTGGCGGCGCGTTGCACGTGGTCCGGCATCGCGGAGCCCGGCGATCGCGTCGCCGGGGCGGTCATCGGCGTGCTCGGCGCCTGCGCGGCGCTGGCTTCCGTGGTGGACGGCTGCTCGGCCGACGCGGTCGTCGGGGCGATGGTCGACGCCGGGCTCCACCTGGAGGCGGACGGTCGCGCTGCGCTCGTCGGCGAGGTCGACGGCGCGTTGGAGCGCTGGCGTCCCCGCGTCGTGCGGACCGAGGCGCTGGCGCGGCTCCATGCCGCGTGCGCGGTCGGAGCGCGCGTGCTGGTTCCCGGGGATGCGCACTGGCCGGTCGGCGCGGACGACCTCGGGCCCCACGCGCCGCTCGTGCTGTGGTGCACGGGGGCGCCGGACGCGATGGCCGCGCTGCCGAGGTCCGTGGCGATCGTGGGAGCGCGCGCGGCCACCGGGTACGGCGAGCACGTCACCGCCGAGCTGGCCGCCGGTCTCGTCGATCGAGGCGTGGTGGTGGTCTCGGGTGGTGCGTACGGCATCGACGGCGCGGCCCACCGCGCGGCCATCGGGTCGGCGGGGCGCACGGTGGCGTTCCTCGCGGGTGGCGTCGACCGTCTCTACCCGTCCGGTCACTCGGAGCTCTTCGCGCGGATGCGACGCGACGGGGCCGTGGTGTCCGAGCTGCCGTGCGGGGCGTCCCCGACGCGTTGGAGGTTCCTCCTGCGCAATCGCCTCATCGCCGCGGTCAGCGCGGCCACCGTCGTCGTCGAGGCGGGTGCGCGCAGCGGGTCGCTGAACACGGCGAACCACGCGGTCGCGCTGGAGAGGCCGCTCGGGGCCGTGCCGGGCCCGGTGACGAGCGTGTCCTCATCGGGGTGCCACCGTCTCCTCCGCGAGTCCCAGGCGGTCTGCATCACGTCAGCCGACGATGTGATGGAGCTGCTGCCGGGCTGGAGCGGGTCGGGGGCGCGGTTCCGCGCGCCGGAAGCACCGCACGCGCCATCTCGCACCGCGCCGAGCGCACCCGACGCCGCCCGCGCGGTCGCGCGCGCCGCGGAGGTCCGAGGCGATCCGCGCGTCGTGCGCGTGCTGGACGCTCTCGCCGTCCGACGCGGGCGCGAGACAGCCGACGTCGCGGCACGAGCGGGTCTCGGGCTGGCCGAGACCTCCTCAGTGCTCGGCATGCTCGAGCTCGAGGGGGCAGTGGCCCGACCGGACGGGGGGTGGGTGCGGCGATCCGGATCGCGATGACGCGTCCGTGCTCGGGACAGGCGACCTCGTACCCGCAGGTGAGTCCACGTGGCGCGGCGCGCGGATCCACGTAGCCTTCGGGGATGGACGGTGTGCGGGTCGACGGCGGACGCGTCAAGGGCGCGGCCGGAGGTCCGCGGTCCTCGCGCGGTGCCGGTGCCGCGACTCCGCTCACGGACGACATCGTCGCCTTCGGGACAGCCATGGGCCGGGAGCGGGGGAGCGCGGTCCACACGGTGCGGGCCTACTCCGCCGACCTGCGGGACCTCGCCGCGCACGCCGCCCGCCAGGGCGTCACGACGTCCGCCGCCCTCGATCTGGAGGTGCTGCGCGACTGGCTGTGGCGCGGATCCCAGGCGCGGCTGGCTCCCGCGACGTTGGCGCGGCGCTCGGCCGCCGTGCGGGGGTTCGGCGCGTGGCTCCTCCGCACGGGCCGCGTCGACGCCGACCCGGCCGTGCGGCTGAAGGCGCCGCGGGCGGGATCCCATCTCCCTCGGGTGCTGGCGCGCGAGCAGATGTCGGCCCTCCTTGCCCGACTCGCCGCACGGGCTGCGGAGGACGACCCCGCCGCTCTGCGGGATCTCGCCGTCATCGAGCTGCTCTACGCGTCCGCCCTCCGGGTCTCCGAGCTG is from Clavibacter sp. A6099 and encodes:
- the rplS gene encoding 50S ribosomal protein L19; translated protein: MHILDSVDKASLRSDIPDFRAGDTVKVHVNIVEGSRSRIQVFQGIVIGRQGEGVRETFCVRKVSFQVGVERTFPVHSPVIDHIEVVTRGDVRRAKLYFLRDLRGKKAKIKEKRS
- the lepB gene encoding signal peptidase I, encoding MTDSTAPMETRSSGRHSGSGSRGWKTFLRDVLVIFVVALLVSILIKAFLIRSFYIPSASMEDTLQIDDRIVVNQLTPRLMPLQHGDVVVFRDPGGWLTPSPEVDKPPIAAAVDWALTTVGLSASDSNDHLIKRLIGLPGDHVVCCNSLGQMSVNDVPLDEPYIKLVPGDTRASDVDFDVTVPADSLWVMGDNRGNSWDSRYNQDGPTKGFVPIDHVVGRAFVITWPIDRWSILSDHPETFGDVPDAVPAG
- a CDS encoding ribonuclease HII, which produces MPVADPTLDLEHELLRGGAALVIGCDEVGRGALAGPVAVGMAVVGPDALGFPAGLRDSKMLSEKRREALHPVVAGWVRHSAIGMASAAEVDELGITACLGLAGRRALVELHRAGVPLMASVVLLDGAHDWLTPHLAHPVPVRLRVKADRDCASVAAASVLAKVERDRMMTVWHEDLPEYGWAGNKGYGSAAHLDAIRARGASPLHRRTWLSGVLGDATP
- a CDS encoding DUF2469 family protein, with translation MDDDEFEDYDREVELALYREYRDIVSQFKYVVETERRFYLANEVELVRRDTEHDFYFELTMTDVWVWDVYRSDRFVKSVRVLTFKDVNVEELSAKEFELPKELAIDE
- a CDS encoding YraN family protein gives rise to the protein MTREQDLGRRGEELAAQHLIGRGYALVERNWRCREGEIDLVMTHAGTTVLVEVKTRAGLGYGHPLEAVTRAKAARLRVLAGLWCQAHPERRGPVRIDVVGVVWPRGGQPSVEVVRSAC
- a CDS encoding YifB family Mg chelatase-like AAA ATPase encodes the protein MAVGRTLAVALSGLDGALVDVEADITSQLPGFVLIGLPDAALSQARERVRAATGNAGCEFPVRRVTVNLSPAVLPKHGSGFDLAIALAVLAAGGSVSAESVAGTVHLGELGLDGRLRPTHGILPAVLAARRAGVRRVMVPRCHADEASLVPDMRVIAVAGLRDAAIHHGAELEPEPEEDGSPPVAAAGSASPQVFAGGDAAEPCLGDVVGNEEAVEALVVAAAGGHHMFLLGPPGAGKTMLAQRLPGLLPDLDEEAALEVGCIRSLCGERLGPELPVRPPLEAPHHTASAAGIVGGGSGRIRPGAAVRASGGVLFLDEAPEFAGAVLDCLRQPLESGVISIHRANGVAHFPGRFQLVMAANPCPCGSYGVAGADCSCPPQARRRYLARLSGPLMDRMDIRLSVRRVTTAVHLAAGHAARVTTPTARLRVAAARAAAAERWAATPWRTNAHVSGTWLRREARIARGATVSLDRALDRGLLTMRGYDRVLRIGWTLADLEGASSPDADHLGRALLLRGAS
- the dprA gene encoding DNA-processing protein DprA, with protein sequence MAALRPDASCAGAESSDADAEEVAARCTWSGIAEPGDRVAGAVIGVLGACAALASVVDGCSADAVVGAMVDAGLHLEADGRAALVGEVDGALERWRPRVVRTEALARLHAACAVGARVLVPGDAHWPVGADDLGPHAPLVLWCTGAPDAMAALPRSVAIVGARAATGYGEHVTAELAAGLVDRGVVVVSGGAYGIDGAAHRAAIGSAGRTVAFLAGGVDRLYPSGHSELFARMRRDGAVVSELPCGASPTRWRFLLRNRLIAAVSAATVVVEAGARSGSLNTANHAVALERPLGAVPGPVTSVSSSGCHRLLRESQAVCITSADDVMELLPGWSGSGARFRAPEAPHAPSRTAPSAPDAARAVARAAEVRGDPRVVRVLDALAVRRGRETADVAARAGLGLAETSSVLGMLELEGAVARPDGGWVRRSGSR